In Holophagales bacterium, one DNA window encodes the following:
- a CDS encoding PIG-L family deacetylase, translating into MIRQPELPGVTDEVRAASVLVLAPHPDDEVVGCGGLLATLAEAGAAIRILFLTDGAGGRGAEAVDTPAGYARRRREEAARAGAVLGIVGIEFLDLPDGELAAHLDAASSAITRAITMQRPQLLLVPSPLELTEDHRAAFAALHRVLSPLRRGDPLSVATEELQVLVYEVNRPAFPDLLVDVGSRIESLSTAMRHYASQEERHPYLNAALGLRRYRTLTLSPAVTAAEGYRRLTSADFRTHGLEGLVGRLGGSLERREVHAGPRISVVVRTRDRPALLSEAIASLAASSYRHLELVLVNDGGKPPELPVDLPFPLRQVDHREPRGRAAAANAGIAAATGDFVAFLDDDDRVEPAHFEVLAGLVDGTGARVAYSDAAVGIYELDPVHGWLEVERRLPYSRDFDPDLLLVDNYIPFNTLLVERHLLLAVGPVDESLPFFEDWELLVRLAQVAAFQHRAQVTCEYRHFRGGAQVFGESPRERGDFLAVKARVIERHFERLSPERLARVVTRLRDEEVASSERAASESRERRDLARRAARFESDYHRLHGETVGLREERERLERVLEERQAELDRLFGEEKRLHAEVGRLFDVETALRREEAALRRELAARDESLRATYGEIERLGALIREMESTRAMRLHRWLHRSPARSEP; encoded by the coding sequence GTGATCCGGCAGCCGGAGCTTCCCGGGGTCACCGACGAGGTCCGCGCCGCGAGCGTTCTGGTGCTCGCGCCGCACCCGGACGACGAGGTGGTCGGCTGCGGCGGACTGCTCGCGACGCTGGCGGAGGCGGGTGCGGCGATCCGAATTCTCTTCCTGACCGACGGGGCGGGTGGGCGCGGTGCGGAGGCCGTCGACACGCCCGCGGGCTACGCCCGCCGCCGTCGCGAGGAGGCGGCGCGCGCCGGCGCGGTGCTCGGCATCGTGGGGATCGAATTCCTCGACCTGCCCGACGGCGAGCTGGCCGCGCATCTCGACGCCGCGAGCTCCGCGATCACCCGCGCGATCACCATGCAGCGCCCGCAGCTTCTGTTGGTTCCCTCTCCGCTGGAGCTGACCGAGGACCATCGCGCCGCCTTCGCCGCCTTGCATCGGGTGCTCTCGCCGCTGCGGCGCGGCGATCCGCTGTCGGTGGCCACCGAGGAGCTGCAAGTCCTCGTCTACGAAGTGAATCGGCCGGCGTTTCCCGACCTGCTCGTCGACGTCGGCAGCCGGATCGAATCGCTTTCCACGGCGATGCGGCACTACGCGAGCCAGGAAGAGCGTCACCCCTACCTCAACGCCGCGCTCGGCCTGCGCCGATACCGCACGCTGACCCTCTCGCCGGCGGTGACGGCAGCCGAGGGCTACCGTCGCCTGACGAGCGCCGATTTCCGGACGCACGGGCTCGAGGGCTTGGTGGGTCGGCTCGGCGGGAGCCTGGAACGCCGTGAGGTGCACGCGGGGCCGCGGATCTCGGTCGTCGTCCGGACCCGCGATCGGCCGGCGCTCCTCTCCGAGGCGATCGCCAGCCTCGCCGCCAGCAGCTACCGCCACCTCGAGCTGGTCCTGGTCAACGACGGCGGGAAGCCCCCGGAGCTCCCGGTCGACCTCCCGTTTCCGCTGCGACAGGTCGACCACCGGGAGCCACGTGGCCGCGCGGCGGCGGCCAACGCCGGGATCGCCGCGGCCACCGGCGACTTCGTGGCCTTCCTCGACGACGACGATCGCGTCGAGCCGGCACACTTCGAGGTGCTCGCCGGCCTCGTCGACGGCACCGGCGCGCGGGTTGCCTACAGCGACGCGGCGGTCGGCATCTACGAGCTGGACCCGGTGCATGGCTGGCTCGAGGTCGAGCGCCGCCTGCCCTACAGTCGCGACTTCGATCCGGATCTGCTGCTGGTCGACAACTACATTCCCTTCAACACGCTGCTCGTCGAGCGGCACCTCCTGCTCGCGGTCGGCCCGGTCGACGAGTCGCTGCCCTTCTTCGAGGACTGGGAGCTGCTCGTTCGCCTCGCCCAGGTGGCGGCCTTCCAGCATCGCGCCCAGGTGACCTGCGAATACCGCCATTTCCGCGGCGGAGCCCAGGTCTTCGGCGAGAGCCCCCGGGAGCGAGGCGACTTCCTCGCGGTCAAGGCGCGGGTCATCGAGCGCCACTTCGAGCGGCTTTCCCCGGAGCGGCTGGCGCGCGTCGTGACCCGGTTGCGTGACGAAGAGGTTGCATCGTCCGAGAGAGCGGCGAGCGAGTCGCGCGAACGCCGGGATCTGGCTCGTCGTGCCGCACGCTTCGAAAGCGACTACCACCGCCTTCACGGCGAAACCGTTGGCCTGCGCGAAGAGCGTGAACGGCTGGAGCGGGTGCTCGAGGAGCGCCAAGCCGAGCTCGATCGCCTCTTCGGCGAGGAGAAGCGACTTCACGCGGAGGTGGGGCGGCTGTTCGACGTCGAGACGGCCTTGCGACGCGAAGAGGCCGCGCTGCGTCGGGAGCTCGCCGCGCGCGACGAGAGTCTGCGAGCGACCTACGGCGAGATCGAGCGGCTCGGTGCCTTGATCCGCGAGATGGAGTCGACGCGGGCGATGAGGCTTCATCGATGGCTTCATCGGTCGCCGGCGCGGTCGGAGCCGTGA
- a CDS encoding glycosyltransferase family 4 protein: MASSVAGAVGAVTRVALLSSEPLRPRLAGIGIRYLELARRLAGCGLDVVTISPASVEEMAALGLPAGSLRQFDAQRLADQLADREVVVAQGQLANDAVLAAPDRPVVIDLYDPWLVENLQYVESLGLDPYRNDHATWVLQMSRGDFFLCSSEEQRQFYLGFLSALGRVNPHRLREDPDLRGLIDVVPFGVPDHLPGHRPVLPARSSGERRILFGGLYDWYDPFTLLDALQRLEDRRWSLWLLRNPNPQATPQRLFAEVERRCRALGWWGERVHALDWLPADRRFDLLRDADLLVAPHRLTLETRLALRTRFLEALACGCPVVTSEGGALSRMLQAESAGWVVPPERPEDLAAALREVLAGGEAVERRIERGRELAQAFVWERAIAPLVSFLERPRRDATKEAFAFRPGTASPPDDFSLRLRRWLKRHRPTFLKASEGR; encoded by the coding sequence ATGGCTTCATCGGTCGCCGGCGCGGTCGGAGCCGTGACGCGCGTCGCCCTCCTCTCGAGCGAGCCGCTGCGTCCCCGCCTGGCGGGCATCGGTATCCGCTACCTCGAGTTGGCGCGACGTCTGGCCGGATGCGGCCTGGACGTCGTGACGATCTCGCCCGCCTCGGTGGAGGAGATGGCTGCCCTCGGCCTGCCGGCGGGCTCGCTTCGTCAATTCGACGCGCAACGGCTCGCCGACCAGCTGGCCGACCGCGAGGTCGTCGTCGCCCAGGGGCAGTTGGCCAACGACGCCGTGCTCGCCGCCCCGGATCGCCCGGTGGTCATCGACCTCTACGACCCGTGGTTGGTCGAGAACCTCCAGTATGTCGAGAGCCTCGGACTCGATCCATATCGCAACGACCACGCCACCTGGGTGCTGCAGATGTCGCGCGGCGACTTCTTCCTCTGCTCGTCGGAGGAGCAGCGGCAGTTCTACCTCGGATTCCTGAGCGCGCTCGGCCGGGTGAACCCGCACCGTCTGCGCGAGGACCCCGATCTGCGCGGGCTGATCGACGTCGTCCCGTTCGGCGTGCCGGATCACCTTCCCGGCCATCGGCCGGTTCTTCCTGCCCGCAGCTCGGGCGAACGACGGATCCTCTTCGGCGGTCTCTACGACTGGTACGACCCGTTCACCCTTCTCGACGCGCTGCAGCGCCTCGAGGACCGACGTTGGTCGCTCTGGCTGCTGCGCAATCCGAACCCGCAGGCGACGCCGCAACGGCTCTTCGCCGAGGTCGAGCGCCGCTGCCGCGCGCTCGGTTGGTGGGGCGAGCGGGTGCACGCACTCGACTGGCTTCCGGCCGATCGTCGCTTCGATCTGCTGCGGGATGCCGACCTCCTGGTGGCCCCGCATCGCCTGACGCTCGAGACGCGATTGGCGTTGCGCACGCGTTTCCTCGAGGCGCTGGCCTGTGGCTGCCCGGTGGTGACCTCCGAAGGGGGAGCGCTCAGCCGGATGCTGCAAGCCGAATCGGCGGGGTGGGTCGTCCCGCCCGAGCGGCCGGAGGATCTCGCTGCGGCGCTGCGCGAGGTCCTCGCCGGCGGCGAGGCGGTCGAACGGCGGATCGAGCGCGGACGTGAGCTCGCCCAGGCGTTTGTCTGGGAGCGGGCGATCGCTCCCCTGGTGTCCTTCCTCGAGCGACCGCGTCGCGATGCGACGAAAGAGGCCTTTGCCTTTCGTCCGGGCACGGCCTCTCCACCGGACGATTTCTCGTTGCGGTTGCGGCGCTGGCTGAAGCGGCATCGGCCGACGTTTCTGAAAGCGAGCGAGGGGCGATGA
- a CDS encoding glycosyltransferase family 2 protein: MSAPHKVSVLVLTWNGRAHLESCLPALVAQHDPGVPWEILLLDNGSRDGTVDWVRSAYPNVRLLASERNLGFCAGNMRLAEAATGDALVLLNNDTRPRPEWLGELVATAAAQPADVAAVAGLIVDWEGERLDFGRGVMTFDGHAFQLDHRRRLAAAALPAPGEELPFPCGGNMLVRRESFFAAGGFDPDYFAYFEDVDLGWRLWSGGERVVSSPAAVVHHRSSGTSDRLGMFNRGLLFERNAFATACKNLEAGTWERLMPAILLTFLSRTRAMLVEGNAGGALLDEDPYRANSVPSAGGAPARGGALTRRARALAARLARRLARLADPTGALEKRLVAGMEGPGVALDDPRSIAQLRAMSHLLGHLDRSAEKRRQVQERRRRSDRELFEKFPLYLVPTYPGDAALFASPGFRAWLPADLPLVERTLAEMMELGG; the protein is encoded by the coding sequence ATGAGCGCGCCGCACAAAGTCTCGGTTCTGGTGCTCACCTGGAATGGGCGAGCGCATCTCGAAAGCTGTCTGCCGGCGCTCGTCGCTCAACACGATCCGGGCGTGCCGTGGGAGATCCTGCTGCTCGACAACGGCTCGCGAGACGGGACCGTCGACTGGGTGCGCTCCGCCTATCCGAACGTGCGGTTGCTGGCGAGCGAGCGGAACCTCGGCTTCTGCGCCGGCAACATGCGGCTGGCCGAGGCGGCCACCGGCGACGCGCTGGTGCTGCTCAACAACGACACCCGGCCGCGGCCGGAGTGGCTGGGTGAGCTGGTGGCAACGGCTGCCGCCCAGCCCGCGGACGTCGCGGCGGTGGCGGGGCTGATCGTCGACTGGGAGGGGGAGCGGCTCGACTTCGGGCGCGGGGTGATGACCTTCGACGGCCACGCCTTCCAGCTCGACCACCGTCGTCGCCTCGCGGCAGCGGCGCTGCCGGCCCCTGGGGAAGAGCTGCCGTTCCCGTGTGGCGGCAACATGCTGGTCCGCCGAGAGTCGTTCTTCGCCGCTGGAGGGTTCGATCCCGACTACTTCGCCTATTTCGAGGACGTCGATCTCGGTTGGCGCCTCTGGTCGGGCGGCGAGCGCGTCGTCTCGTCGCCGGCGGCGGTGGTTCACCACCGCTCCAGTGGGACGAGCGACAGGCTCGGCATGTTCAATCGCGGTCTGCTCTTCGAGCGCAACGCCTTCGCTACCGCCTGCAAGAACCTCGAAGCGGGAACCTGGGAGCGGCTGATGCCGGCGATTCTGCTGACCTTCCTCTCGCGGACTCGCGCGATGCTGGTCGAGGGCAACGCCGGAGGAGCCTTGCTCGACGAAGACCCCTATCGCGCGAATTCCGTCCCGAGCGCCGGTGGGGCGCCGGCACGGGGCGGGGCGCTGACGCGGCGGGCACGAGCGCTTGCCGCGCGCCTGGCCAGGCGACTGGCGCGCCTGGCCGATCCGACCGGTGCGCTCGAAAAGCGTCTCGTGGCCGGGATGGAAGGCCCCGGCGTGGCGCTGGACGATCCGCGGTCGATCGCCCAGCTGCGAGCGATGAGCCACCTCCTCGGGCATCTCGACCGCTCCGCCGAGAAGCGGCGCCAGGTGCAGGAACGACGGCGGAGGAGCGATCGCGAGCTGTTCGAGAAGTTTCCGCTCTATCTGGTGCCGACCTATCCGGGCGACGCGGCGCTCTTCGCCAGTCCAGGGTTCCGCGCCTGGTTGCCGGCGGACCTGCCGCTCGTCGAGCGGACGCTCGCCGAAATGATGGAGCTCGGCGGATGA
- a CDS encoding glycosyltransferase family 2 protein has translation MSALRERPAGGDPFFTVVVPTFNRLDVLPEVLAALGDQREAPTFEVVVVDDGSSDGTPAWIDSFRPAFPFRSLRQENRGPAAARNAGVAIARGLRVAFLGDDTVPSPGWLAAHAAAWQRRGADPAVTVLGRTDWHRRMRRTPFLEHINENGLQFGFALISDPERVPFNFFYTSNISLGRDRLLAEPFDTAFPYAAWEDIEVSYRLDRRGQRMVYAPEARVAHDHPTSFHRFTIRQERAGYCAVVFYRLHPELGPFLGLSPAGPPPLPSGALQWLREGVARALQRFPVNCPRLWEAALRYHYIRGLHRGWQDRVVGAGRKEISHGERQAAGSQEPKSSA, from the coding sequence ATGAGCGCCCTTCGCGAACGACCAGCGGGCGGTGATCCGTTCTTCACCGTCGTCGTCCCGACCTTCAACCGGCTCGACGTCCTGCCCGAGGTGCTCGCCGCGCTCGGTGACCAGCGGGAGGCGCCGACATTCGAAGTCGTGGTCGTGGATGACGGATCGAGCGATGGAACGCCGGCCTGGATCGACTCGTTCCGGCCTGCGTTCCCTTTCCGGTCGCTCCGCCAGGAGAATCGCGGCCCGGCTGCTGCCCGCAACGCCGGAGTGGCCATCGCCCGGGGGCTGCGGGTGGCCTTTTTGGGGGACGATACCGTCCCCTCCCCGGGGTGGCTTGCCGCTCATGCTGCGGCGTGGCAGCGCCGGGGGGCCGACCCGGCCGTGACGGTGCTCGGTCGCACCGACTGGCATCGACGAATGCGGCGGACCCCCTTTCTCGAGCACATCAACGAAAACGGGTTGCAGTTCGGTTTCGCGCTGATCTCGGATCCCGAGCGGGTGCCGTTCAATTTCTTCTACACCTCGAATATCTCTCTGGGCCGTGATCGCCTGCTCGCCGAGCCGTTCGACACCGCCTTTCCCTATGCTGCGTGGGAGGACATCGAGGTGTCTTACCGGCTCGATCGACGAGGGCAACGGATGGTCTATGCCCCGGAAGCGCGCGTGGCGCACGATCACCCGACGTCGTTTCACCGGTTCACCATTCGGCAGGAGCGTGCAGGCTACTGTGCGGTCGTCTTCTACCGCCTGCATCCGGAGCTGGGGCCCTTCCTCGGGCTCTCTCCCGCGGGGCCGCCGCCGCTGCCGTCAGGTGCGTTGCAGTGGCTGAGAGAGGGGGTGGCGCGGGCCTTGCAAAGGTTTCCGGTGAATTGCCCCCGCCTCTGGGAGGCCGCACTTCGGTACCACTACATTCGCGGGCTCCACCGGGGTTGGCAGGATCGGGTCGTCGGGGCGGGACGAAAGGAGATCTCCCATGGGGAGCGCCAAGCCGCAGGATCGCAGGAACCCAAATCGTCCGCTTGA
- a CDS encoding PEGA domain-containing protein: protein MGSAKPQDRRNPNRPLDRRIIFLSLTLGLLPALVSPAVAEEQHGGGRHGQQGQTSSAVQGGSDHSAPQVSAQSHRGAPPSARPEGRPGGHRPGSSHDGRYRPSSRPGHHPGVRPGWSGSLGWGWGGYYPGWYGWYGYPYYGPEIVVVPGGSPVHGARAGALDLDVSPERASVYLDGRFVGVCDDFDGFPDYLWIEPGTHDLAIYEPGFVTIARQISLEAGELVQIDDRMEPGDAVKPEDLASKSTVRREERLRRDRERQEELVLRPRSAEPSPEDRGALDLRGEPGRLQLGIVPADASVYLDGRFLGTGEELARLHSGLLVDPGQHRLEVVRPGYRSVERSFEASAGAEVELEIELEAIN from the coding sequence ATGGGGAGCGCCAAGCCGCAGGATCGCAGGAACCCAAATCGTCCGCTTGACCGGCGGATCATCTTCCTCTCGCTGACGCTGGGCCTGCTTCCGGCCCTCGTCTCACCTGCCGTGGCCGAGGAGCAGCATGGCGGGGGCAGGCACGGGCAGCAGGGCCAGACCTCGTCGGCCGTTCAGGGGGGAAGCGACCACAGTGCTCCGCAGGTGTCGGCGCAGAGCCATCGTGGGGCGCCGCCGTCGGCTCGACCCGAGGGCAGACCCGGCGGACATCGTCCGGGCAGCTCCCACGATGGACGCTATCGGCCCTCCTCGCGGCCAGGCCATCATCCGGGGGTCCGTCCGGGTTGGAGCGGGAGCCTGGGGTGGGGCTGGGGCGGCTACTACCCGGGCTGGTACGGCTGGTACGGTTACCCCTACTACGGACCGGAAATCGTCGTCGTTCCGGGTGGCAGCCCGGTCCACGGCGCACGAGCGGGAGCGCTCGATCTCGATGTGAGTCCGGAGCGGGCCTCGGTGTACCTCGACGGCCGCTTCGTCGGGGTCTGCGACGACTTCGACGGCTTCCCGGACTACCTCTGGATCGAGCCGGGGACGCACGACCTGGCGATCTACGAGCCGGGATTCGTCACCATCGCACGGCAGATTTCCCTCGAGGCGGGCGAGCTCGTTCAGATCGACGACCGGATGGAGCCGGGCGATGCCGTCAAGCCCGAAGACCTCGCCTCGAAGTCGACGGTGCGCCGCGAGGAGCGGTTGCGCCGCGACCGGGAGCGTCAGGAAGAGCTCGTCCTCCGGCCGCGCTCTGCCGAGCCCTCGCCCGAGGATCGCGGAGCGCTTGATCTGCGCGGCGAGCCGGGGCGGCTCCAACTCGGAATCGTCCCCGCGGATGCCTCGGTCTATCTCGACGGACGATTCCTCGGTACCGGCGAGGAGCTCGCGAGACTCCACTCCGGCCTCCTGGTCGACCCCGGGCAGCATCGGCTGGAAGTCGTGAGGCCGGGTTATCGCAGCGTCGAGCGGAGCTTCGAGGCTTCGGCGGGGGCCGAGGTCGAGCTCGAGATCGAGCTCGAGGCGATCAACTGA
- a CDS encoding methylated-DNA--[protein]-cysteine S-methyltransferase, whose protein sequence is MSSDLELPLAPAPAVEPVQLLLPSPIGTLGLELQGAVVTRLVLSPPPKERKQYLPLGKVTLTDEIDEVVGRLSEYFAGARRNLELEYDLGPSGADAFARRVLKETTRVGFGRTRTYKEIAAALGRPNAYRQVVSILLDNPIPIILPCHRVVPSKAGIGGYVAGEAKKRWLLRLERMTPAAG, encoded by the coding sequence GTGTCCTCGGACCTGGAGCTCCCTCTCGCGCCTGCGCCGGCCGTCGAGCCGGTGCAGCTGCTCCTCCCTTCGCCGATCGGCACACTGGGCCTCGAGCTCCAGGGCGCGGTGGTGACACGCCTCGTGCTCTCGCCTCCTCCCAAGGAGCGCAAGCAGTACCTCCCGCTCGGCAAGGTCACGCTCACCGACGAGATCGACGAAGTGGTCGGGCGGCTGTCGGAGTACTTCGCCGGCGCCCGGCGCAACCTCGAGCTCGAGTACGACCTCGGTCCGTCGGGAGCCGACGCCTTCGCGCGGCGCGTGCTCAAGGAGACGACACGCGTCGGCTTCGGTCGAACTCGCACCTACAAGGAGATCGCCGCGGCGCTCGGTCGGCCGAACGCCTACCGCCAGGTGGTCTCGATTCTGCTCGACAACCCGATTCCGATCATCCTGCCCTGTCATCGGGTGGTGCCCAGCAAGGCGGGGATCGGCGGCTACGTCGCCGGTGAGGCGAAGAAGCGCTGGCTGCTTCGCCTCGAGCGGATGACGCCGGCGGCCGGCTAG
- a CDS encoding transglycosylase SLT domain-containing protein produces MMLFAALALTAALGTPDPRPVIAEQVRRGEIDAALGEVQAGIAADRNPASSEGLRLLEGRLLLAKGHIDEARRALERSIGDEPTLAPWAHQELGEIELAAGAPERAAGRFLLVLGSSTDRRLRERAHAGLRRSAEAGGGCRAVLGALPSRLERDDFRRLKLLASECALAAGDLATVAERWKALLVERDDDRVAQEIVDRLARRELAGLPLPTLPPDRLGLAYARQRDFERAIRALEPALASAQGPRAWELALTLARSRFWAGDHLTAARELERLATQPLTATSRAEALFYAARARELAGDAAGALADHRAAELAAPRGGWSDASRFAQVRLASQAGDEREAISAIARFGPGRDAASARARSLLTLAVNDLVAGRGDRAEAWLAQALRAEPGTDREVAYWQGRLAELRGRQDEALLRYRRAFDGRPHHPFAEAAVVRLQGQTLRPSADASAAQLLQGDLPDRIRGADLARALGSLATGAGDRLAQAIRSDPRYARFAALSPLWPPPGGTKETTPEEPTKRLLRLGLWREGAAAAGLLSRGDLAAALAASMFLLEAGEPSAAMALAERVGGAAPRGLGESQWPLVLRRLVLPLPYRERLLAAATRHRVDPALLAAILREESRFDPRAFSPAAARGLGQFVLPTARRLAAQLGLTDFAASALDQPDVAIELAAAHLAELLERFEGRPELAVAAYNAGEPQAEAWARSCRTAETAELLSRVSFRETRGYLARVLEARGRYREIADWPSIPTP; encoded by the coding sequence ATGATGCTGTTCGCCGCGCTCGCGCTGACCGCGGCGCTCGGCACACCGGACCCGCGGCCGGTGATCGCCGAGCAGGTGCGGCGTGGCGAGATCGACGCGGCGCTTGGCGAGGTGCAGGCCGGCATCGCCGCCGATCGCAATCCGGCGTCGAGCGAGGGCCTGCGCCTCCTCGAAGGCCGATTGCTCCTGGCGAAAGGCCACATCGACGAGGCCCGCCGCGCCCTCGAGCGTTCGATCGGTGACGAGCCGACACTCGCTCCTTGGGCACACCAGGAGCTCGGCGAGATCGAGCTCGCCGCCGGAGCCCCGGAGCGTGCGGCCGGTCGTTTCCTGCTCGTCCTCGGAAGCTCGACCGACCGTCGCCTACGCGAGCGCGCTCATGCGGGGCTGCGGCGATCCGCCGAAGCGGGAGGGGGGTGCCGCGCCGTGCTCGGCGCTCTGCCGTCGCGGCTCGAGCGCGACGATTTCCGACGACTCAAGCTACTCGCCTCGGAATGCGCCCTCGCCGCCGGCGACCTCGCGACCGTCGCCGAACGTTGGAAGGCCCTCCTCGTCGAGCGCGACGATGACCGTGTCGCCCAGGAGATCGTCGACCGGCTGGCCCGGCGCGAGCTCGCCGGCCTGCCGCTCCCCACCCTTCCTCCAGACCGACTCGGCCTGGCCTATGCACGCCAGCGGGATTTCGAACGAGCGATTCGCGCACTCGAACCGGCGCTCGCCTCGGCCCAAGGTCCGCGAGCGTGGGAGCTGGCCCTCACGCTCGCGCGCAGCCGGTTCTGGGCCGGCGACCACCTGACGGCCGCGCGCGAGCTGGAGCGTCTCGCCACCCAACCCCTGACGGCGACCTCCCGCGCCGAAGCGCTCTTCTACGCCGCGCGGGCACGCGAGCTCGCCGGTGACGCCGCCGGTGCGCTCGCCGACCATCGCGCTGCCGAGCTCGCGGCTCCGCGGGGCGGATGGTCCGATGCCTCGCGCTTCGCCCAGGTCCGGTTGGCTTCCCAGGCGGGCGACGAACGGGAGGCCATCTCCGCGATCGCCCGGTTCGGCCCCGGACGCGACGCCGCAAGTGCTCGCGCCCGCAGCCTGCTGACGTTGGCGGTGAACGATCTCGTCGCCGGACGCGGCGACCGGGCCGAAGCCTGGCTCGCGCAGGCCCTGCGCGCCGAGCCGGGAACAGACCGCGAGGTCGCCTACTGGCAGGGGCGACTCGCCGAGCTCCGCGGTCGCCAGGACGAGGCGCTCCTTCGCTATCGCCGCGCGTTCGACGGCCGGCCACACCATCCGTTCGCCGAGGCCGCCGTCGTGCGGTTGCAGGGCCAGACACTCCGCCCGTCGGCCGACGCGTCGGCGGCGCAACTGCTCCAGGGCGACCTGCCGGACCGGATCCGGGGTGCTGACCTGGCCCGGGCCCTCGGGTCTCTCGCGACAGGTGCCGGCGATCGCCTTGCGCAGGCGATCCGAAGCGACCCGCGCTACGCCCGCTTCGCCGCGCTGTCGCCCCTCTGGCCACCTCCCGGAGGCACGAAGGAGACGACGCCGGAGGAGCCGACGAAGCGACTCCTCCGGCTCGGTCTCTGGCGCGAAGGAGCGGCAGCTGCCGGGCTCCTCTCCCGCGGTGACCTCGCCGCGGCGCTGGCCGCGTCGATGTTCCTGCTCGAGGCGGGCGAGCCGTCCGCCGCCATGGCGCTGGCTGAGCGAGTCGGCGGAGCTGCCCCTCGTGGGCTCGGCGAATCGCAGTGGCCGCTCGTACTCCGGCGCCTCGTGCTGCCGCTCCCCTACCGCGAGCGGCTTCTCGCCGCGGCGACGCGACACCGCGTCGACCCCGCACTGCTCGCCGCGATCCTGCGAGAGGAGAGCCGGTTCGATCCACGCGCATTCTCGCCAGCGGCCGCTCGCGGCCTTGGGCAGTTCGTCCTGCCCACCGCTCGCCGCCTGGCGGCGCAACTCGGCCTGACAGACTTCGCCGCGAGCGCCCTCGACCAACCCGACGTCGCCATCGAGCTCGCCGCGGCCCACCTCGCCGAGCTCCTCGAACGTTTCGAGGGCCGGCCTGAACTGGCGGTGGCTGCCTACAACGCCGGAGAACCCCAGGCCGAGGCCTGGGCTCGCTCCTGCCGGACGGCGGAGACCGCCGAGCTCTTGAGCCGGGTCAGCTTCCGCGAGACACGAGGCTACCTGGCACGAGTCTTGGAAGCCCGGGGGCGGTACCGGGAGATTGCCGATTGGCCATCGATTCCCACCCCGTGA
- a CDS encoding histidine triad nucleotide-binding protein, with protein sequence MSDSCIFCKIASGEIPARRLYEDDLVLAFEDLSPQAPTHLLVIPRRHLASLLDAKADDEALLGRLHLVAARLARERGHDHGGFRVVTNTLGDAGQSVFHLHVHVLGGRRFAWPPG encoded by the coding sequence ATGTCGGATAGCTGCATCTTCTGCAAGATCGCGAGCGGCGAGATTCCTGCCCGTCGACTCTACGAGGACGATCTCGTCCTCGCCTTCGAGGATCTGAGCCCGCAGGCCCCGACCCACCTGCTGGTGATCCCGCGCCGCCACCTCGCGAGCCTGCTCGACGCGAAAGCCGACGACGAGGCGCTGCTCGGCAGGCTGCACCTGGTCGCTGCGCGGCTGGCGCGCGAGCGCGGCCACGACCATGGCGGCTTCCGCGTGGTCACCAACACACTCGGCGACGCCGGGCAATCCGTCTTCCACCTCCACGTCCACGTGCTGGGCGGTCGACGCTTCGCCTGGCCACCGGGATGA